The following coding sequences lie in one Populus nigra chromosome 15, ddPopNigr1.1, whole genome shotgun sequence genomic window:
- the LOC133673983 gene encoding ankyrin repeat-containing protein At5g02620-like isoform X1 produces MPQSPPMDRRLREAILKGEVPAFLSVIQEDEHIIDQTIPGSSSNILHIVSRFGHVELAKEIVRLRPELMFEENEKMETPLHEACREGKMEMVRLLVETDPWLVYKVNQDNGSALTVACERGKLDVVDYLLSFPGLLMLELDGFTTSLHAAASGGHTDIVKEILKARPDFAWKKDLQGCSPLHLCCKKGHLEVTRELLRFDAELSSLQDNDGRTPLHWAAIKGRVNIIDEILSTSLESAEVITKHGETVLHLGVKNNQYEAVKYLTEMLNITKLVDKPDNDGNTALHLATAGKLSTMVIYLLKLGVDVNAINQKGQTALDVVESDVSNSGVLLILPALQDAGGKRSDQLPPSSIEIQQIQQEKSLLTSSTKRMTESNTKHHRRSQHRRRQKQLELQTEGLRNARNTIIVVAVLIATVTFAAGINPPGGFRQDTGESTTGRHSSFKIFVVCNIVALFLSLGTVVFLVSIVPFQRKSMMILLAVTHKVMWLSISFMAAGYLAAMWTILPHGRGRGTQWVFVAIVAIGGGCTMAIFVGLGVLLAKHWLRKWEWRRSKEKRKNESPSSSVSRVEELGMMRKGSHDSSNSDVDSSDKGGYHLY; encoded by the exons aTGCCCCAATCTCCACCCATGGACCGACGGCTCCGGGAGGCCATCCTGAAGGGAGAGGTCCCTGCCTTCCTTTCTGTGATTCAAGAAGACGAACATATTATTGATCAAACAATTCCAGGGTCGTCAAGCAACATTTTACACATAGTATCACGTTTTGGACACGTAGAGCTGGCAAAGGAGATTGTGAGGCTGAGGCCGGAATTGATGTTCGAGGAGAATGAGAAGATGGAGACCCCATTGCATGAAGCATGCAGGGAAGGGAAGATGGAAATGGTGAGGTTATTGGTGGAGACTGATCCTTGGCTGGTTTACAAGGTGAATCAAGACAATGGGAGTGCTCTAACTGTGGCATGTGAAAGAGGGAAACTTGATGTGGTCGACTATCTCTTGAGTTTCCCAGGGCTGCTAATGTTGGAACTTGATGGTTTTACCACTTCTCTTCATGCTGCAGCTTCTGGCGGCCATACAG ACATTGTAAAGGAAATCCTGAAGGCACGCCCGGACTTTGCATGGAAAAAGGATCTTCAAGGATGCTCACCTTTACACCTATGCTGCAAGAAAGGCCACCTTGAAGTAACCAGGGAGCTACTAAGGTTTGACGCCGAGCTCTCTTCCTTGCAAGACAATGATGGCCGAACCCCACTTCATTGGGCAGCAATCAAAGGCAGAGTGAACATCATTGACGAGATACTCTCAACAAGCCTTGAATCTGCTGAAGTGATTACTAAACATGGAGAGACAGTTCTCCATCTCGGGGTAAAAAACAATCAGTATGAAGCTGTTAAGTACCTTACAGAGATGCTCAACATCACAAAGCTTGTTGACAAGCCAGATAATGATGGGAATACAGCTCTGCATCTAGCTACTGCTGGGAAACTTAGTACT ATGGTCATCTACTTACTGAAGCTTGGTGTTGATGTCAATGCTATAAACCAAAAGGGACAGACTGCTCTTGATGTAGTTGAGTCTGACGTGAGCAATTCTGgtgttcttttgattttaccTGCATTACAAGATGCTGGAGGCAAGAGAAGTGATCAATTGCCTCCAAGTTCAATTGAAATTCAACAAATACAACAGGAAAAGAGCTTGCTAACTTCATCAACAAAGCGAATGACTGAATCTAATACTAAGCATCACCGTCGTTCTCAGCATCGCCGCCGACAGAAGCAGCTAGAGCTTCAAACGGAGGGACTACGAAATGCTCGTAACACGATTATTGTTGTAGCAGTTCTAATAGCAACTGTTACATTTGCTGCTGGGATAAACCCTCCTGGGGGTTTTAGACAAGACACAGGGGAAAGCACAACGGGCAGGCATTCTTCTTTCAAGATCTTTGTGGTGTGCAACATTGTGGCATTATTTTTGTCCCTTGGCactgttgttttccttgtcaGCATTGTCCCTTTTCAGCGAAAATCAATGATGATATTGTTGGCGGTGACACATAAGGTTATGTGGCTATCCATATCATTCATGGCGGCCGGTTACCTTGCTGCCATGTGGACTATTTTGCCACACGGGCGAGGACGGGGTACGCAATGGGTATTTGTAGCAATAGTGGCTATAGGGGGAGGGTGCACAATGGCAATTTTTGTGGGTTTGGGGGTTTTGCTGGCAAAGCATTGGCTTAGGAAATGGGAATGGAGGCGtagcaaggaaaaaagaaagaacgaaAGCCCAAGTAGCAGCGTTAGTCGCGTTGAAGAACTAGGTATGATGAGAAAAGGCAGCCATGACTCTAGTAATTCAGATGTTGATAGCTCAGATAAAGGGGGTTACCACTTGTACTAG
- the LOC133673983 gene encoding ankyrin repeat-containing protein ITN1-like isoform X3 yields the protein MPQSPPMDRRLREAILKGEVPAFLSVIQEDEHIIDQTIPGSSSNILHIVSRFGHVELAKEIVRLRPELMFEENEKMETPLHEACREGKMEMVRLLVETDPWLVYKVNQDNGSALTVACERGKLDVVDYLLSFPGLLMLELDGFTTSLHAAASGGHTDIVKEILKARPDFAWKKDLQGCSPLHLCCKKGHLEVTRELLRFDAELSSLQDNDGRTPLHWAAIKGRVNIIDEILSTSLESAEVITKHGETVLHLGVKNNQYEAVKYLTEMLNITKLVDKPDNDGNTALHLATAGKLSTTALDVVESDVSNSGVLLILPALQDAGGKRSDQLPPSSIEIQQIQQEKSLLTSSTKRMTESNTKHHRRSQHRRRQKQLELQTEGLRNARNTIIVVAVLIATVTFAAGINPPGGFRQDTGESTTGRHSSFKIFVVCNIVALFLSLGTVVFLVSIVPFQRKSMMILLAVTHKVMWLSISFMAAGYLAAMWTILPHGRGRGTQWVFVAIVAIGGGCTMAIFVGLGVLLAKHWLRKWEWRRSKEKRKNESPSSSVSRVEELGMMRKGSHDSSNSDVDSSDKGGYHLY from the exons aTGCCCCAATCTCCACCCATGGACCGACGGCTCCGGGAGGCCATCCTGAAGGGAGAGGTCCCTGCCTTCCTTTCTGTGATTCAAGAAGACGAACATATTATTGATCAAACAATTCCAGGGTCGTCAAGCAACATTTTACACATAGTATCACGTTTTGGACACGTAGAGCTGGCAAAGGAGATTGTGAGGCTGAGGCCGGAATTGATGTTCGAGGAGAATGAGAAGATGGAGACCCCATTGCATGAAGCATGCAGGGAAGGGAAGATGGAAATGGTGAGGTTATTGGTGGAGACTGATCCTTGGCTGGTTTACAAGGTGAATCAAGACAATGGGAGTGCTCTAACTGTGGCATGTGAAAGAGGGAAACTTGATGTGGTCGACTATCTCTTGAGTTTCCCAGGGCTGCTAATGTTGGAACTTGATGGTTTTACCACTTCTCTTCATGCTGCAGCTTCTGGCGGCCATACAG ACATTGTAAAGGAAATCCTGAAGGCACGCCCGGACTTTGCATGGAAAAAGGATCTTCAAGGATGCTCACCTTTACACCTATGCTGCAAGAAAGGCCACCTTGAAGTAACCAGGGAGCTACTAAGGTTTGACGCCGAGCTCTCTTCCTTGCAAGACAATGATGGCCGAACCCCACTTCATTGGGCAGCAATCAAAGGCAGAGTGAACATCATTGACGAGATACTCTCAACAAGCCTTGAATCTGCTGAAGTGATTACTAAACATGGAGAGACAGTTCTCCATCTCGGGGTAAAAAACAATCAGTATGAAGCTGTTAAGTACCTTACAGAGATGCTCAACATCACAAAGCTTGTTGACAAGCCAGATAATGATGGGAATACAGCTCTGCATCTAGCTACTGCTGGGAAACTTAGTACT ACTGCTCTTGATGTAGTTGAGTCTGACGTGAGCAATTCTGgtgttcttttgattttaccTGCATTACAAGATGCTGGAGGCAAGAGAAGTGATCAATTGCCTCCAAGTTCAATTGAAATTCAACAAATACAACAGGAAAAGAGCTTGCTAACTTCATCAACAAAGCGAATGACTGAATCTAATACTAAGCATCACCGTCGTTCTCAGCATCGCCGCCGACAGAAGCAGCTAGAGCTTCAAACGGAGGGACTACGAAATGCTCGTAACACGATTATTGTTGTAGCAGTTCTAATAGCAACTGTTACATTTGCTGCTGGGATAAACCCTCCTGGGGGTTTTAGACAAGACACAGGGGAAAGCACAACGGGCAGGCATTCTTCTTTCAAGATCTTTGTGGTGTGCAACATTGTGGCATTATTTTTGTCCCTTGGCactgttgttttccttgtcaGCATTGTCCCTTTTCAGCGAAAATCAATGATGATATTGTTGGCGGTGACACATAAGGTTATGTGGCTATCCATATCATTCATGGCGGCCGGTTACCTTGCTGCCATGTGGACTATTTTGCCACACGGGCGAGGACGGGGTACGCAATGGGTATTTGTAGCAATAGTGGCTATAGGGGGAGGGTGCACAATGGCAATTTTTGTGGGTTTGGGGGTTTTGCTGGCAAAGCATTGGCTTAGGAAATGGGAATGGAGGCGtagcaaggaaaaaagaaagaacgaaAGCCCAAGTAGCAGCGTTAGTCGCGTTGAAGAACTAGGTATGATGAGAAAAGGCAGCCATGACTCTAGTAATTCAGATGTTGATAGCTCAGATAAAGGGGGTTACCACTTGTACTAG
- the LOC133673983 gene encoding ankyrin repeat-containing protein ITN1-like isoform X2 encodes MPQSPPMDRRLREAILKGEVPAFLSVIQEDEHIIDQTIPGSSSNILHIVSRFGHVELAKEIVRLRPELMFEENEKMETPLHEACREGKMEMVRLLVETDPWLVYKVNQDNGSALTVACERGKLDVVDYLLSFPGLLMLELDGFTTSLHAAASGGHTDIVKEILKARPDFAWKKDLQGCSPLHLCCKKGHLEVTRELLRFDAELSSLQDNDGRTPLHWAAIKGRVNIIDEILSTSLESAEVITKHGETVLHLGVKNNQYEAVKYLTEMLNITKLVDKPDNDGNTALHLATAGKLSTGQTALDVVESDVSNSGVLLILPALQDAGGKRSDQLPPSSIEIQQIQQEKSLLTSSTKRMTESNTKHHRRSQHRRRQKQLELQTEGLRNARNTIIVVAVLIATVTFAAGINPPGGFRQDTGESTTGRHSSFKIFVVCNIVALFLSLGTVVFLVSIVPFQRKSMMILLAVTHKVMWLSISFMAAGYLAAMWTILPHGRGRGTQWVFVAIVAIGGGCTMAIFVGLGVLLAKHWLRKWEWRRSKEKRKNESPSSSVSRVEELGMMRKGSHDSSNSDVDSSDKGGYHLY; translated from the exons aTGCCCCAATCTCCACCCATGGACCGACGGCTCCGGGAGGCCATCCTGAAGGGAGAGGTCCCTGCCTTCCTTTCTGTGATTCAAGAAGACGAACATATTATTGATCAAACAATTCCAGGGTCGTCAAGCAACATTTTACACATAGTATCACGTTTTGGACACGTAGAGCTGGCAAAGGAGATTGTGAGGCTGAGGCCGGAATTGATGTTCGAGGAGAATGAGAAGATGGAGACCCCATTGCATGAAGCATGCAGGGAAGGGAAGATGGAAATGGTGAGGTTATTGGTGGAGACTGATCCTTGGCTGGTTTACAAGGTGAATCAAGACAATGGGAGTGCTCTAACTGTGGCATGTGAAAGAGGGAAACTTGATGTGGTCGACTATCTCTTGAGTTTCCCAGGGCTGCTAATGTTGGAACTTGATGGTTTTACCACTTCTCTTCATGCTGCAGCTTCTGGCGGCCATACAG ACATTGTAAAGGAAATCCTGAAGGCACGCCCGGACTTTGCATGGAAAAAGGATCTTCAAGGATGCTCACCTTTACACCTATGCTGCAAGAAAGGCCACCTTGAAGTAACCAGGGAGCTACTAAGGTTTGACGCCGAGCTCTCTTCCTTGCAAGACAATGATGGCCGAACCCCACTTCATTGGGCAGCAATCAAAGGCAGAGTGAACATCATTGACGAGATACTCTCAACAAGCCTTGAATCTGCTGAAGTGATTACTAAACATGGAGAGACAGTTCTCCATCTCGGGGTAAAAAACAATCAGTATGAAGCTGTTAAGTACCTTACAGAGATGCTCAACATCACAAAGCTTGTTGACAAGCCAGATAATGATGGGAATACAGCTCTGCATCTAGCTACTGCTGGGAAACTTAGTACT GGACAGACTGCTCTTGATGTAGTTGAGTCTGACGTGAGCAATTCTGgtgttcttttgattttaccTGCATTACAAGATGCTGGAGGCAAGAGAAGTGATCAATTGCCTCCAAGTTCAATTGAAATTCAACAAATACAACAGGAAAAGAGCTTGCTAACTTCATCAACAAAGCGAATGACTGAATCTAATACTAAGCATCACCGTCGTTCTCAGCATCGCCGCCGACAGAAGCAGCTAGAGCTTCAAACGGAGGGACTACGAAATGCTCGTAACACGATTATTGTTGTAGCAGTTCTAATAGCAACTGTTACATTTGCTGCTGGGATAAACCCTCCTGGGGGTTTTAGACAAGACACAGGGGAAAGCACAACGGGCAGGCATTCTTCTTTCAAGATCTTTGTGGTGTGCAACATTGTGGCATTATTTTTGTCCCTTGGCactgttgttttccttgtcaGCATTGTCCCTTTTCAGCGAAAATCAATGATGATATTGTTGGCGGTGACACATAAGGTTATGTGGCTATCCATATCATTCATGGCGGCCGGTTACCTTGCTGCCATGTGGACTATTTTGCCACACGGGCGAGGACGGGGTACGCAATGGGTATTTGTAGCAATAGTGGCTATAGGGGGAGGGTGCACAATGGCAATTTTTGTGGGTTTGGGGGTTTTGCTGGCAAAGCATTGGCTTAGGAAATGGGAATGGAGGCGtagcaaggaaaaaagaaagaacgaaAGCCCAAGTAGCAGCGTTAGTCGCGTTGAAGAACTAGGTATGATGAGAAAAGGCAGCCATGACTCTAGTAATTCAGATGTTGATAGCTCAGATAAAGGGGGTTACCACTTGTACTAG
- the LOC133674670 gene encoding E3 ubiquitin-protein ligase ATL42-like, translating into MAISVNQLHLVIILSLFFHVKAQITSDSDTGILKPLHPSLAVVLGIISIMLSITFLILAYAKYCRINQNNFLGSNPGHHQNVHGLIRSRSRFSGIDEELINSLPFFRFSSLKGSKEGLECAVCISKFEDSEALRLLPKCMHAFHKNCIDQWLTSHSSCPLCRYKLDPMDLKSFSCSKSWRYLQNPSDLTEDPNLEIFVEREQDHQGPLWFNPRSSIQISNDKDRKEELLIIAGRNADDNRKLLHKFKHKIIISDVLIKNRWSDVNSSDFLSLNTEMLRVMSSNRFSPLKSSSARFHDGLSRNENFENIKEDIERKRLFESKFTTVDRSNSVSSSSLNSSKMINPASKRSMSEITIFSRFRQLSVRNKTRESTSPGNGAADERIRKLWLPIARRTIQWFAGQERNIQQLEYQRQSSNV; encoded by the coding sequence ATGGCTATCTCTGTGAATCAATTACATCTCGTCATAATTCTTAGCTTGTTCTTTCATGTCAAAGCCCAAATCACTTCTGATTCGGATACAGGTATCCTCAAACCACTCCATCCAAGCCTTGCAGTAGTCCTCGGGATCATCTCGATCATGCTTTCGATAACGTTTCTTATACTTGCCTACGCAAAATACTGCAGgataaaccaaaataatttcTTAGGCAGTAATCCCGGCCATCACCAAAATGTTCATGGACTTATTCGATCAAGGTCTAGATTTTCAGGGATCGATGAAGAATTGATTAATTCCCTGCCTTTTTTCAGGTTTTCTTCACTCAAAGGCTCAAAAGAAGGCCTGGAATGTGCAGTTTGCATATCAAAATTTGAGGATTCTGAGGCCCTCAGACTGTTGCCTAAGTGCATGCATGCATTTCACAAGAATTGCATCGACCAATGGCTAACAAGTCACTCTAGCTGTCCTCTTTGCAGATACAAGTTAGATCCTATGGATCTCAAGAGCTTCTCTTGCTCAAAAAGTTGGAGATACTTGCAAAATCCTTCAGATCTAACAGAGGATCCTAATCTTGAGATCTTTGTTGAAAGAGAGCAAGATCATCAAGGTCCATTATGGTTTAACCCTAGAAGCAGCATCCAAATTAGCAATGACAAAGACAGAAAGGAAGAGTTGCTGATTATAGCAGGTAGAAATGCTGACGATAACAGGAAACTCTTGCATAAATTCAAGCACAAGATCATTATTTCGGATGTTCTTATCAAGAATCGATGGAGCGATGTTAATTCTTCAGATTTTTTGTCCTTGAACACTGAGATGCTTAGAGTCATGTCAAGCAACAGATTTTCTCCTTTGAAATCAAGTAGTGCAAGATTCCACGATGGCTTGTCCAggaatgaaaattttgaaaatattaaggAGGATATAGAAAGGAAGAGATTGTTCGAATCCAAGTTTACTACAGTTGACAGAAGTAATTCTGTTTCAAGTTCAAGcttaaattcatcaaaaatGATTAATCCTGCATCGAAGAGATCAATGTCTGAGATCACGATTTTTTCAAGGTTCAGACAGCTAAGTGTGAGGAATAAAACAAGAGAATCTACATCCCCTGGAAATGGTGCAGCAGATGAGAGAATCAGAAAGCTTTGGCTGCCAATAGCACGGCGAACAATACAATGGTTTGCCGGTCAAGAAAGAAACATACAACAATTAGAGTACCAAAGACAATCATCAAATGTGTGA